A region of Ictalurus furcatus strain D&B chromosome 1, Billie_1.0, whole genome shotgun sequence DNA encodes the following proteins:
- the ptp4a3b gene encoding protein tyrosine phosphatase type IVA 3: MARMNRPAPVELCYKNMRFLITHNPTNATLSSFIEDLKNYGATTVVRVCEVTYDKTPLEKDGITVMDWPFDDGAPPPTKIVDDWLSLLKNKFCEDPGSCVAVHCVAGLGRAPVLVALALIESGMKYEDAIQFIRQKRRGAINSKQLTYLEKYRPKQRLRFKDPHNHKNKCCLM; encoded by the exons ATGGCCAGGATGAATCGACCGGCCCCTGTTGAACTCTGCTACAAAAACATGCGCTTTCTGATCACGCACAATCCGACCAATGCCACTCTGAGCTCCTTCATAGAG GATCTGAAGAACTATGGTGCAACTACAGTGGTGCGAGTATGTGAAGTAACATATGACAAGACACCACTGGAGAAAGATGGCATCACAGTCATG GACTGGCCATTTGATGATGGAGCTCCTCCTCCCACAAAGATTGTGGATGACTGGCTTTCACTGCTAAAGAATAAGTTTTGTGAAGACCCCGGGAGCTGTGTGGCTGTGCACTGTGTGGCCGGACTTGGCCG AGCTCCAGTTCTGGTGGCCCTGGCGCTGATAGAAAGTGGAATGAAGTACGAAGATGCCATTCAATTCATCAGACA aaaacGTCGGGGTGCCATAAACAGCAAGCAGCTGACCTATCTAGAGAAGTACAGGCCTAAGCAGAGACTGCGCTTTAAAGACCCACACAACCACAAGAACAAGTGCTGCCTCATGTGA